CAAATCAATTAAGTCATTTTTAATAAGACTGATTTCATTTTGTAGTTCCCCTAGAAATTCCTGCTCATCTTCGTATTCAATTTCAAGCTCTTCTACTATTTTTTTTAATATAAACCTTTTTTCATCTTCCCTTAGAACCTGCTCTACTAAGTAACCACACGCACTTCTTATAATTCTAAAAAAAACAGAATGGAATGTGCCAAAAGTTATATTTTTGCCCCTAGGGTTTTCGTCTTTAAACATCTTAGCAAATCTTAATTTCATTTCATCTGCTGCAACCTTTGTGAAAGTAATAACTAATATGCTTCTAGAATCAATACCATAATAATTTAATAATCCATTGGCGATTGGAGATTTTGAATCCTCTTTGATTTTACCAATGTTATCCTGGGTTATACCCGGTGGCACCTTCTTTGTATTATAACTTAGTCCATAAGTTATAAGATAATGAAGCCTGTGCATAATAACATGGGTTTTGCCAGAGCCTGGACCTGCAATAACCATTTGTGGTCCTTCCCCACTTAAAACAGCCCTTCTTTGGTTATGATTTAGATGTTTATATTGACTTTCTATAATTTCATTTCTAACTTTTATAAATTCTTCTGTTAAATTTCTCGCTCCCATAATTTCTCCTATATTTTGTACAATTCTTTACTATTAATTATATCATATCTGCAAATATCACCATGCTTAAATTATAAAAGGCACCAAGAAAGCCAATTTATATCCTATGTTTTTTCATAAATATCTCCTCCAATTATCGATATTATATCATATAAATCTTTCCTTTCAGTATTCTTACGTTTTTTTTCCTTATAGTTCCTTTGTTTATGGACTTTTTGGAAAAAATAAACTATAATATATTATATCAATTTACAATGCATCTGTTTTAAAAGGAAGGTTTTTTATGAAAATACCCTTTTTCCTCAGTCTTTTTATAATATTTCTCGTATTCTTTAATATTAAAATAAAAAAGTCTAATAGGGATGCGGAAGACTCAAAAAAGAAGTTTCTAGAAAAAGAGAGACAATCAATGTTCGTAAGAAAAAAATCCCTTGAAAATCTAGACTATATTAATATATCTCTTGAGGGGCTCCCTTTAATAAATGAAAAAGAGCTATCTACCTATGCCCAAAAACAAGCATATCACTATCAAGAGATGGCCCTTCAGCTCATCCTAAAACCTATGCTTGATTTAAGCAGCACTAGCAATACGGATCTAAAGCTTCAATACGGTCCTGCTAATTTAGAGGCATTGATTTCTTATGAACAAAATTATCTTCTCCTTCTTAAGACCATGCTTAATTGGGGCAAATTTCTATCTGAAGCAAATAAAATCGAAGATTCTATAAAAGTATTAGAAAAAGGCATCGAAATTGGTTCGGATTTAAGCCAAAACTATATACTACTATCAGAGTTGTATCATAAAACCCATCAAAAGCATAAATTAATTCAACTAAAAGAAGTAGCATATAAGAATTTCAGTCAAAATGTAATGTTTAAAAAAGTAATTCAACATATTGACAATATATTAGAATAGGAGCATTTCCATGAATATTGGGATTTTTACTGATACTTATTTTCCACAGGTAAATGGGGTTGTCACATCCATCAGGACTCTTGAAAGGGAACTAAACAAACGGGGACATAAAGTATATATCTTTACTGTTTCCCATCCTAATTCAAAAAGAGTCCTTCCTAGGGTTTTTAGACTTCCTAGCACCCCTTTTGTTTTACTCCCTTCCCATAGGGTAGGGATTTTGTATTCTTCCAGGGCAGTAGGGATTGTAAAACAAATCCACTTAGATGTTATCCATACCCAAACGGAGTTTTCCCTTGGGCTATTTGGAAAAATGATTTCCAAAAAATTGGACATCCCCATGGTACATACCTATCATACCATGTATGAGGACTATGTTCATTATGTCTCTAGGGGTAAATTAACCCAGTTCACCCCTAAAATGGCTCGCTCTTTAAGTAGAATCTTCTGCAATAGATGTGATAAGGTTGTTGCCCCAACGAATAAGGTAAGGGACTTGCTTTTTGAGTATGGTGTTAAAAAACCTATAGAGGTCATTCCTACAGGCATTAATTTAGAGCCCTTTAGAAAGGAAAACTTTGATAAAATTGAAATACAAGGACTTAAAAATGAATATGGATTAAAAGAATCGGATCCTGTTATTTTATTTATAGGGCGGATTGCCAAAGAAAAGAGTATTGATGTAGTGATTCATGAAATGCCTACTCTTCTTAAAAAACTTCCTAATGCAAAATTTATGGTTGTAGGGGATGGCCCTATGAAAAAAGAATTAGAAAAGCTGTGTAAAACTCTAAATATTGAAAAATCCGTAATTTTTGCTGGGGAACAACCCTGGGATACCATCGGTAAATTCTATCAGCTAGGAGACGTATTCATAAGCGCCTCAGTTACCGAAACCCAAGGACTTACCTTTGCTGAGGCAATGGCTGCTAAAATTCCCGTAGTAGCAAAACAAGATAAAAGTCTTGAAGGAATTATAGAGGATAAAGTAAATGGAAGGCTATTTACCCAAAATGATGAGCTCTCATCAATATTATTTGAATTGTTAACGGATAAGCCCCTTCGTGAAAACCTAGCACAAAATGCAATCAAAACTGTCGAACCCTTTTCCTCTGATTATTTTGGGGAAAGATTAGAACAGGTTTATCAATCGCTTTTAAAAAAATAAACAATTAAAAATAGCGTGCATTATGCACGCTATTTTGTCATAGTTGATTTGTATTTTGCCACATTTATTAGATGTTCGTCATAGGTTTCTGCAAAATGATGCTGCCGACTCCCATAGGCACTCACAACATAATAATAATATGAATGGGATATAGGATTAAGTGCTGCTTGTATAGATTCATTCTTCGGAACACAAATAGGTGTTGGTGGGAGTCCTTCTACAATATATGTATTATATGGAGATTGCACCTTCAGATCTTCATAAGATAATCTGGATTTATGTTCCCCTAAGGCATAAATCACCGTGGCATCGATTTGCAGCTTCATATTATTGCTCAATCTATTATAGATTACCCCTGCAATCATAGGTCTTTCACTATCTTCTGCTGCTTCTTTTTCTATCATAGATGCAATGGTTATAATTTCTATGGGGCTTTTATCTATGTCTTTATATTTCCTATAATCGGTTTTTATCCATTCTTTATAGGGCCCCGTCAAAATAGCAATTGTTTCTTTTGGGGAGCTTGGGGCTGGGAGACTGTATTCCCCTTCGAACACAATCCCTTCCAAACTAATGTTGTTATTTTCCATATAAATAAATAATTCATCTTCAGGTACAACTTGAGCATCCTCTAGTTTTTTTGCGATATTCCCTACTTTATCCCCTGGATTCACTTTAATTTTTATTTCTTTTCTTATTTCGTTATCTTTTGCATTTTTCTCATCGGGCATTACAATAACTTTAAAAGTTTGAACTGCGGCAGGTTCATTTTTAAATACTGCTATTTGATAAACTTGATAAACCGTTACCCAGCCAAAACTTGCCCCTATAATAGAAAGGCCAAGCATTATCCACAAATAGTAATTTATTGCCCATTGTTTTAAATTTCTCATTGTTCCCCCTAAAATAATCTCTTTTGATATATTTATAGCTTTCAAATCCTAATAATATAATTCTCCATTTGTCTAATTTTTCCTTTTATTTGTTTCTAATCTCTACAATACCCATAAAAAAAAGGAAACAACCAAACATTCTGCGTAATATTAAGGACTCTAAGCAAATGGCGGTACAAGAACCAATGATTGCTCCAAATATCCCACC
The sequence above is drawn from the Candidatus Epulonipiscium sp. genome and encodes:
- a CDS encoding glycosyltransferase family 4 protein, which gives rise to MNIGIFTDTYFPQVNGVVTSIRTLERELNKRGHKVYIFTVSHPNSKRVLPRVFRLPSTPFVLLPSHRVGILYSSRAVGIVKQIHLDVIHTQTEFSLGLFGKMISKKLDIPMVHTYHTMYEDYVHYVSRGKLTQFTPKMARSLSRIFCNRCDKVVAPTNKVRDLLFEYGVKKPIEVIPTGINLEPFRKENFDKIEIQGLKNEYGLKESDPVILFIGRIAKEKSIDVVIHEMPTLLKKLPNAKFMVVGDGPMKKELEKLCKTLNIEKSVIFAGEQPWDTIGKFYQLGDVFISASVTETQGLTFAEAMAAKIPVVAKQDKSLEGIIEDKVNGRLFTQNDELSSILFELLTDKPLRENLAQNAIKTVEPFSSDYFGERLEQVYQSLLKK
- the mltG gene encoding endolytic transglycosylase MltG, producing the protein MRNLKQWAINYYLWIMLGLSIIGASFGWVTVYQVYQIAVFKNEPAAVQTFKVIVMPDEKNAKDNEIRKEIKIKVNPGDKVGNIAKKLEDAQVVPEDELFIYMENNNISLEGIVFEGEYSLPAPSSPKETIAILTGPYKEWIKTDYRKYKDIDKSPIEIITIASMIEKEAAEDSERPMIAGVIYNRLSNNMKLQIDATVIYALGEHKSRLSYEDLKVQSPYNTYIVEGLPPTPICVPKNESIQAALNPISHSYYYYVVSAYGSRQHHFAETYDEHLINVAKYKSTMTK